From Lolium perenne isolate Kyuss_39 chromosome 5, Kyuss_2.0, whole genome shotgun sequence, a single genomic window includes:
- the LOC127303284 gene encoding uncharacterized protein, with translation MTKAGGAAKEEEEDEEELSSFTPKSPLNMPYIPDELNDPAAYPATHAAFKEAQAKYREKLNHRYRLFTLPHEPESSCLSNRRDLLLIRESANKAVLHAAKSVIRLSSSVDGKPLANCCGLWIKWDAECKTGIVLTTAQLICSNNSKHSNYTIANHWEEGADHYHIKANVIVHLLDDTTAEGHYLYHQEHYDLAFFEVRVDEPVDLPSFSSSVHSGLDVFRLARDVHMNLRITHGWVEDRNPGSNERHHSMYFSHQKTDYRPRKDFNNCVYHVKKEEYPCNEDGGSIIDLDGKVVGLFNKHPTESFVPSYILDKCLDLWLEFRCIPRLHLGMKFISIKLLDPIHAEKLWRMYKIEVGLIVEKVSAESHAEKLGICLGDIIERFNGESISTTVELEKMLLRRCRDHLDQGNHLNEQIDVSIQVFHTEERVRRNINLSVAVSDCGEVVKKRTYPITAIEATPASGQSSQNVADDPWLPRPKRTWESYLT, from the exons ATGACCAAAGCAGGCGGTGCagctaaggaggaggaggaggatgaggaggagctcTCCTCCTTCACACCCAAATCTCCGCTCAACATGCCTTACATCCCCGACGAGCTAAATGATCCGGCTGCCTATCCGGCGACACACGCCGCCTTCAAGGAGGCCCAAGCCAAATACAGAGAGAAATTAA ATCATCGGTACCGCCTCTTCACTTTGCCACACGAGCCCGAGTCTTCGTGCCTGTCCAATCGTCGGGATCTTCTTCTGATTCGTGAATCTGCAAATAAGGCCGTGCTCCACGCCGCCAAATCCGTCATCAGGCTCTCATCCTCTGTTG ACGGGAAGCCGCTGGCCAACTGCTGCGGTTTGTGGATCAAATGGGACGCGGAGTGCAAGACGGGCATCGTTTTGACGACCGCACAACTGATTTGCTCCAACAACTCGAAGCACTCAAACTATACCATAGCAAACCACTGGGAAGAAGGTGCAGACCACTACCATATTAAAGCTAAC GTTATCGTTCACCTGCTGGATGACACCACTGCAGAAGGCCACTACCTCTACCACCAGGAGCATTATGACCTTGCATTTTTCGAGGTCCGAGTGGATGAACCGGTTGATTTGCCCTCCTTCAGTAGCAGCGTGCACTCTGGTCTAGACGTTTTCAGGCTTGCAAGAGATGTCCATATGAATTTAAGGATAACCCACGGCTGGGTGGAGGATCGGAATCCAGGAAGCAATGAGAGGCATCACTCCATGTACTTTTCCCATCAAAAAACAGATTATCGTCCCCGTAAAGATTTTAATAATTGCGTTTACCATGTGAAAAAGGAAGAATATCCG TGCAATGAGGATGGAGGATCCATCATTGATTTGGATGGGAAGGTCGTTGGACTGTTTAACAAGCACCCTACGGAATCTTTTGTACCGTCTTATATCTTGGATAAATGCTTGGATTTGTGGCTCGAGTTTCG TTGCATCCCTCGGCTCCATCTTGGAATGAAGTTTATTTCCATCAAGCTTCTGGACCCCATACATGCTGAGAAGTTGTGGCGCATGTATAAAATTGAGGTCGGCCTAATTGTTGAAAAG GTATCAGCAGAATCGCATGCCGAGAAACTTGGAATCTGTCTCGGTGATATTATTGAACGGTTTAATGGAGAAAGCATATCTACTACAGTTGAG TTGGAAAAGATGTTGCTGCGCAGATGCAGGGACCATTTAGATCAAGGAAATCATTTGAATGAGCAAATAGATGTTTCG ATTCAAGTATTTCACACGGAGGAACGTGTCCGAAGAAATATAAATTTGAGTGTAGCTGTATCAGATTGTGGAGAGGTCGTTAAAAAAA GGACCTACCCCATCACTGCTATAGAAGCGACGCCTGCTTCAGGGCAATCTAGCCAAAATGTGGCGG ATGATCCTTGGCTACCAAGACCAAAACGTACTTGGGAGAGTTATCTTACTTGA